One Bacillus sp. FJAT-52991 genomic region harbors:
- a CDS encoding SET domain-containing protein produces the protein MIEVKTSSLSDGEFNRGVFATCDIKKGELLHEAPVISYPNDQHQYIEQTILADYAFEYGINHSAILLGYGMLFNHSYEPNAIYEINFRNHTFDFYAFTDIKAGEEILINYNGDVDDKDQLWFNQD, from the coding sequence ATGATTGAAGTAAAAACATCTTCACTAAGTGATGGAGAGTTCAACAGAGGGGTATTTGCTACATGTGATATCAAAAAAGGAGAGCTTTTACATGAAGCACCTGTCATTTCTTATCCAAACGACCAGCATCAATACATTGAGCAAACGATACTTGCTGATTACGCTTTTGAGTATGGGATAAATCATTCTGCGATCCTTCTTGGTTATGGAATGTTGTTTAACCATTCTTATGAACCTAATGCAATTTATGAGATTAATTTTAGAAATCATACATTTGACTTCTATGCTTTCACCGATATAAAAGCAGGAGAGGAGATTTTAATTAATTATAACGGCGATGTTGATGACAAAGATCAACTATGGTTTAATCAGGACTAA
- a CDS encoding UDP-glucose/GDP-mannose dehydrogenase family protein, whose protein sequence is MKKVTVAGMGYVGIVTAVVLARVGCEVTCLDTDTRKINQLKKKELPIFEPGLEAALHTYYRQLSFTSDMKAAFSAAEVIVITVGTPSLPDGSADLQSLRTLASEIGKYAMMPGFITAIKSTVPPGTSKKMKEWIQQAQADKVVFSVASTPEFLREGSALEDAFYGDRIIIGAEDERTAREMQRLYEPLGRPIFTTDLNSAELIKYASNAFLASKISFINEMARLVEKVGGNIADVAIGMGMDVRIGHQFLRAGVGYGGSCFPKDIEALLHLASEHDVQLTTVEAAKRANELQIDYFINKVKALVAPLTGKQVAVMGLSFKPNTDDMRRAPSIAVIEAMLQEGANVIGYDPAAEANAHLIFQDRIAYVTSVEEALQNSDVAVILTEWDEIKNVPPQQFFQLLNQPIVIDGRNCLSADDMWATGVQYYSIGKKEL, encoded by the coding sequence ATGAAAAAAGTAACAGTGGCCGGTATGGGCTATGTGGGGATCGTCACGGCGGTCGTCCTTGCTCGTGTAGGCTGTGAAGTAACGTGCTTAGATACGGATACTAGAAAAATTAATCAATTAAAAAAGAAGGAGCTGCCCATATTCGAACCCGGTTTAGAAGCCGCTTTACATACATATTATCGTCAGCTTTCATTTACAAGCGATATGAAAGCCGCATTTTCCGCTGCTGAAGTCATCGTGATTACCGTTGGCACACCGTCTTTGCCGGATGGAAGCGCAGACTTGCAGTCGCTTCGTACACTCGCTAGTGAGATTGGGAAATACGCTATGATGCCAGGGTTTATCACGGCCATCAAAAGCACCGTTCCGCCGGGGACAAGTAAAAAGATGAAAGAGTGGATTCAACAAGCACAAGCAGACAAAGTGGTATTTTCTGTGGCATCGACACCAGAATTTTTGCGCGAAGGCTCTGCTCTTGAAGATGCGTTTTACGGAGATCGCATCATTATTGGAGCAGAGGATGAGCGTACGGCCCGCGAAATGCAACGTTTGTACGAGCCGCTAGGTCGACCGATTTTTACAACGGACTTAAATAGTGCGGAATTGATTAAGTATGCGTCCAATGCTTTTTTAGCGTCTAAAATTAGTTTTATCAATGAAATGGCTCGCCTTGTGGAGAAAGTAGGAGGAAATATTGCGGATGTGGCAATAGGAATGGGGATGGATGTGCGAATCGGTCATCAATTTTTGCGAGCAGGAGTGGGCTATGGTGGTTCTTGCTTTCCAAAGGATATTGAAGCATTGTTGCATTTAGCGAGTGAACATGACGTTCAGCTTACAACTGTCGAAGCGGCGAAACGAGCCAATGAACTTCAGATTGATTATTTTATCAATAAAGTGAAAGCGTTAGTGGCGCCATTAACAGGCAAGCAAGTAGCTGTGATGGGGCTTTCGTTTAAACCGAACACAGATGATATGAGAAGGGCTCCCTCGATTGCCGTTATAGAGGCTATGTTACAGGAAGGGGCAAATGTTATTGGTTATGACCCTGCAGCTGAAGCTAATGCTCATCTCATTTTTCAAGATCGCATTGCTTATGTCACTTCCGTTGAAGAAGCCCTTCAAAACAGTGATGTTGCAGTGATCTTAACGGAATGGGATGAAATCAAAAATGTCCCTCCTCAACAATTTTTCCAATTGTTGAATCAGCCAATTGTCATTGACGGACGAAACTGCTTGTCAGCAGATGATATGTGGGCAACAGGAGTCCAGTATTATTCGATTGGTAAAAAAGAATTATAA
- the blaI gene encoding penicillinase repressor BlaI yields the protein MEKNIPSISESEWEIMNVLWDKAPQTANDITLSLQESTDWKPKTIRTLLDRLVQKDVVGVNKNLRVYTFYPLYTQEECQRAETKSFIKRIYGGTLKSMLAQFIQEDTLSDDDINELRFILDKKPKKQ from the coding sequence ATGGAGAAAAATATTCCTAGTATATCAGAATCAGAATGGGAAATCATGAACGTGCTTTGGGATAAAGCTCCTCAAACAGCGAATGACATCACACTTTCCTTACAGGAGAGTACTGATTGGAAACCGAAAACCATACGTACTCTTCTCGATCGATTAGTTCAAAAAGATGTAGTAGGCGTCAATAAAAATCTAAGAGTTTACACCTTTTACCCGCTCTATACACAGGAAGAGTGCCAACGTGCCGAAACCAAATCATTTATCAAGCGTATCTATGGAGGTACCCTGAAATCCATGCTTGCCCAATTCATTCAGGAAGATACCTTATCTGATGATGATATCAATGAACTACGCTTTATTTTAGATAAGAAACCTAAAAAGCAATAA
- a CDS encoding multidrug resistance efflux transporter family protein translates to MRPIVLGVLSAFFFAFTFVLNRLMEVDGGHWMWSASLRYIFMVPLLLIVVAARKGLNPLFQEMKKHPSSWLLWSIVGFGLFYAPLCFAAAYGPGWLIAGTWQMTIISGSLLAPLFFVTISTPTGKKKQRGTIPVRGLMMSLIILLGVASMQMEHARNLSWQAVISCTWPIIIASFAYPLGNRKMMEVCANRLDAYQRVLGMTLASLPFWLLLSAYAAMTVGWPSQNQVMQSGLVALFSGVFATVLFFAATDLVRDNMQKLGAVEATQSFEVLFAVVLEVLLLSAPLPTAISWMGMLFIVLGMILHSYVSHAKKLVVNN, encoded by the coding sequence ATGAGGCCGATCGTGTTAGGGGTGCTTTCTGCTTTTTTCTTTGCTTTTACGTTTGTGCTCAATCGATTAATGGAAGTGGATGGAGGTCATTGGATGTGGAGTGCCTCCTTGCGCTATATTTTTATGGTGCCGCTGTTGCTTATCGTTGTTGCCGCTAGAAAAGGACTAAATCCTCTTTTTCAAGAAATGAAGAAGCATCCTTCAAGCTGGTTATTGTGGAGCATTGTCGGTTTTGGTCTTTTCTATGCACCATTATGTTTTGCAGCAGCATATGGGCCGGGTTGGTTAATTGCAGGAACTTGGCAAATGACGATTATTTCTGGTTCCTTGCTGGCCCCGCTGTTTTTCGTCACCATTTCTACGCCTACTGGCAAGAAAAAACAACGTGGAACGATTCCGGTTCGTGGACTTATGATGTCACTTATTATCTTGTTGGGGGTTGCTTCCATGCAGATGGAGCATGCCCGCAATCTTTCGTGGCAAGCGGTGATCTCATGTACATGGCCTATTATCATTGCATCTTTTGCTTATCCACTTGGGAATCGAAAAATGATGGAAGTGTGTGCAAATCGATTGGATGCCTATCAGCGGGTGCTTGGAATGACACTTGCTAGCTTGCCATTTTGGCTGCTTTTGTCTGCATACGCAGCGATGACAGTTGGTTGGCCAAGTCAAAATCAAGTGATGCAATCCGGGCTTGTGGCCCTTTTTTCCGGTGTATTTGCAACCGTGCTATTTTTTGCAGCAACAGATCTTGTTCGAGACAATATGCAAAAGTTAGGGGCTGTTGAAGCGACCCAATCCTTTGAAGTGCTGTTTGCTGTTGTTTTGGAAGTTCTTCTTTTATCAGCCCCGCTGCCAACGGCTATTTCTTGGATGGGCATGCTGTTTATTGTCCTTGGAATGATCTTGCATAGCTACGTATCGCATGCGAAGAAACTTGTAGTAAATAACTAA
- a CDS encoding BlaR1 family beta-lactam sensor/signal transducer, which produces MFLTHFIIGLLVSSFSVTVILFIRKWFGRQLTAKWHYHLWMFLFIALALPFIPTHLYNFSSLFSGGDTYQTNVLSPNTEIAGTNMLQGLHLMQDFSVSVNRTDLSLLNMGVMGLWMSGVLLFTFTMVRGWITLRRIKNYSSTFSNQEVLALFEECKKRLQIKKSIKIVISKRVQSPMIFGLFQTYIVLPSQHENWLSLKHYEYIFLHELNHYKNKDLLTNYVMLFYQIIYWFNPLVWLAFREMRLDREIACDTSVLHLLDDNSFSEYGNTIINFADPSKRSSKLQLVTKINGSKRQIKKRIEQISAYKPGSKKSIRKSVFIYVLASIILTVQLPVISAFATENDRYYFNKDGTVYEDLHQFFKGYEGSFVLYDHSAQQYRIYNEEKSTLRVSPDSTYKIYSALFALESNVISPEESTLSWDGTEQPYDAWNMDQDLSSALQKSVNWYFQELDRKTGFETIQSNLQDIKYGNCNASGGLGEFWHESSLKISPVEQVQLLQAFYNNQFGYEGMNIQAVKEALLLEKNEEARLSGKTGTGTVNGKNINGWFIGYVETKNNTYFFATNIQNEDDASGSKAVEITLSILKDWGIY; this is translated from the coding sequence ATGTTTTTAACTCATTTTATAATTGGCCTATTGGTGTCTTCATTTTCCGTTACTGTTATTCTATTTATACGAAAATGGTTTGGAAGACAACTAACAGCAAAATGGCACTATCATTTGTGGATGTTTCTTTTTATCGCTTTAGCACTTCCATTCATACCTACTCATTTATATAATTTTAGTTCTCTCTTTAGCGGTGGGGATACATATCAGACTAATGTGCTCAGCCCTAATACGGAAATAGCTGGAACTAATATGCTGCAGGGCCTACATCTGATGCAAGACTTCTCTGTATCTGTCAATCGGACGGACCTGTCCTTACTTAATATGGGAGTGATGGGATTATGGATGTCAGGGGTGCTATTATTTACTTTTACTATGGTTCGTGGATGGATCACACTTAGAAGGATAAAGAATTATTCTTCTACGTTTTCCAATCAAGAAGTTCTCGCACTTTTCGAAGAATGCAAGAAAAGACTACAGATTAAAAAATCAATAAAGATTGTTATTTCGAAAAGAGTCCAATCTCCAATGATATTCGGACTTTTTCAAACATATATCGTCTTACCTTCTCAGCATGAAAACTGGCTTAGCTTGAAACATTACGAGTATATCTTTCTTCATGAACTGAATCACTATAAAAACAAGGATCTGCTGACAAATTACGTGATGTTGTTCTATCAAATCATTTATTGGTTTAATCCCCTTGTCTGGCTTGCCTTTAGAGAAATGAGATTAGATCGGGAAATCGCATGTGATACATCTGTTTTACATTTACTAGATGATAATTCATTTAGTGAATATGGAAATACAATCATAAATTTTGCAGATCCTTCGAAACGGTCAAGTAAGCTACAGTTAGTAACAAAAATAAACGGTTCGAAGCGTCAAATCAAAAAGCGAATTGAACAAATTTCTGCCTATAAGCCTGGCTCAAAGAAATCAATAAGAAAAAGCGTCTTTATTTATGTGTTGGCCAGTATCATTTTGACAGTCCAATTACCTGTCATTTCCGCATTTGCGACGGAGAACGACCGATACTATTTTAATAAGGACGGAACAGTTTATGAGGATTTACATCAATTCTTTAAAGGTTATGAAGGAAGCTTTGTTTTATATGATCATAGTGCACAACAATATCGCATTTATAATGAAGAGAAAAGTACGTTGCGGGTATCACCTGATTCCACATATAAAATCTATAGTGCCTTATTTGCACTAGAATCAAATGTGATATCACCCGAAGAATCCACCCTTTCATGGGATGGGACGGAGCAACCCTATGACGCTTGGAATATGGACCAGGATCTCTCATCTGCTTTACAAAAATCTGTAAACTGGTATTTCCAAGAGCTAGATCGTAAAACAGGATTTGAAACAATACAATCCAATCTACAAGACATAAAATATGGAAACTGCAATGCATCTGGGGGATTAGGTGAATTCTGGCACGAATCCTCATTAAAAATTTCTCCAGTCGAGCAAGTGCAACTGCTGCAAGCCTTTTATAACAATCAATTTGGATATGAGGGAATGAATATACAAGCTGTGAAGGAAGCACTACTCTTAGAAAAGAATGAAGAAGCTCGCCTATCAGGAAAAACAGGTACAGGAACAGTGAATGGAAAAAACATCAATGGTTGGTTTATCGGGTATGTAGAGACGAAGAACAATACTTATTTCTTTGCTACCAATATACAAAATGAAGATGATGCATCTGGAAGCAAGGCTGTAGAAATTACTTTATCAATTTTAAAAGATTGGGGAATCTATTAA
- a CDS encoding penicillin-binding transpeptidase domain-containing protein, with amino-acid sequence MKKYILMIGLLLLTFSLAACNRTPSPEERLDEYLELWNQQKFSSMYKNYVSPAVKEKVKEKDFSERYQTIYKDLEVKNLKVTSLAKEEKDWGEKKRAEIPIKVEMDTLAGPIKFEKNAVLKLKETEEGENWFIDWDTSYIFPDLDEGDKIRIETLKGTRGQIFDRNGNSLAVNGRGYMAGLIAGEIDENAEAKAKVAQLLQIKPEFIDEQLKQSWVQPGYFVPLKKLAYSEQDKVAKLEGLPGTTVEEISMREYPYKEATAHLTGYIGPINGEELKKLKDKGYSQHDQIGKRGLEQLLEDELKEKNGHRIYIEKAKAEPVTLAETPAQNGKDVKVAIDAELQKNVYEQLKGMPGTAAAVDPKTGEVLTLTSSPAFDPNEFVLGVSNERYKELENDPKKPLLNRFAATYSPGSTIKPLTAAIGLQTKTLDPKKERDIKGLQWQKDSSWGSYRVTRVKDIGQPVNLQEALMYSDNIYFAQTALEIGPEKMVDGMKAFGFAEKLPFDYPIRTSQISNSGNLNKELLLSDTGYGQGEVLTSMLHLASMYGAIVNDGTMMKPQLLAQAKPEEWKKELLTAEEAKMLQQDLRLVVQKGTAKLADVPGLALAGKTGTAELKTEQGTRGKENGLFVAYDQKNPAFMLALMVEGVEGQGGSKLAIEASRNVFLQAAQ; translated from the coding sequence ATGAAGAAATACATTCTGATGATCGGGTTGCTACTATTGACGTTCAGTCTTGCCGCCTGTAATCGAACGCCTTCTCCGGAAGAACGTCTCGATGAATATTTAGAGTTATGGAATCAACAAAAGTTTAGTAGCATGTACAAAAACTATGTATCTCCTGCTGTTAAAGAAAAAGTGAAAGAGAAGGATTTTAGCGAGCGCTATCAAACGATTTATAAAGATTTAGAGGTGAAAAATTTAAAAGTAACCTCCCTTGCGAAAGAGGAGAAAGATTGGGGAGAGAAAAAACGAGCGGAGATTCCAATCAAAGTGGAAATGGACACATTGGCCGGACCGATAAAGTTTGAGAAGAATGCGGTCTTAAAGCTCAAAGAAACGGAAGAAGGAGAAAACTGGTTTATCGACTGGGATACGAGCTATATTTTCCCTGACTTAGACGAAGGCGATAAGATTCGCATTGAAACGCTAAAGGGCACGCGTGGGCAGATTTTTGACCGCAATGGCAACTCTTTAGCCGTCAATGGCCGCGGTTATATGGCAGGCTTAATCGCTGGGGAAATAGATGAAAATGCTGAGGCGAAAGCGAAAGTGGCTCAACTGCTTCAAATCAAGCCAGAATTCATTGACGAACAGTTAAAGCAAAGCTGGGTACAGCCAGGCTACTTTGTTCCGTTGAAGAAACTAGCTTATAGCGAGCAAGATAAAGTGGCTAAGCTTGAAGGGTTACCGGGAACGACGGTAGAGGAAATTTCAATGCGAGAATATCCATACAAAGAAGCGACAGCTCATTTAACAGGATACATAGGGCCTATTAATGGAGAAGAACTGAAAAAGTTAAAAGACAAAGGTTATTCTCAGCATGACCAAATCGGAAAACGCGGGCTTGAGCAATTGTTAGAAGATGAACTGAAGGAAAAAAATGGCCATCGAATCTATATTGAAAAAGCAAAAGCAGAACCGGTGACGTTAGCTGAAACGCCTGCTCAAAATGGAAAAGATGTAAAAGTAGCCATTGATGCGGAACTGCAAAAAAATGTGTATGAGCAGCTAAAAGGAATGCCAGGTACGGCTGCTGCTGTCGATCCTAAAACAGGCGAAGTATTAACGCTTACAAGTTCACCAGCATTTGATCCAAATGAATTTGTTCTTGGTGTGAGCAACGAACGCTATAAAGAGTTAGAAAATGATCCGAAAAAACCGCTGCTCAATCGATTTGCTGCTACTTATTCACCGGGGTCTACGATTAAACCGTTGACAGCGGCTATCGGTTTACAGACGAAAACGCTCGATCCAAAGAAAGAACGCGATATTAAAGGGCTACAATGGCAGAAGGATTCTTCATGGGGCAGCTATCGCGTCACGCGGGTCAAAGATATCGGTCAGCCTGTGAACTTGCAAGAAGCACTCATGTACTCGGACAATATTTACTTTGCTCAAACAGCACTTGAAATTGGTCCAGAGAAAATGGTCGATGGCATGAAAGCATTTGGTTTTGCTGAAAAGCTTCCATTTGACTATCCGATTCGTACATCGCAAATTTCTAACAGTGGAAATTTGAATAAAGAGCTACTGCTAAGTGACACAGGCTATGGACAAGGAGAAGTGTTAACAAGCATGCTACATCTCGCTTCTATGTACGGCGCGATTGTGAATGATGGAACGATGATGAAGCCGCAGCTTCTCGCTCAAGCAAAGCCGGAAGAATGGAAAAAAGAATTGCTCACAGCAGAGGAAGCCAAGATGTTACAACAGGATTTGCGACTCGTTGTTCAAAAGGGAACCGCTAAATTAGCTGATGTGCCAGGGTTAGCATTAGCTGGAAAAACAGGCACAGCGGAATTAAAAACAGAACAGGGCACTCGCGGGAAAGAAAATGGATTGTTTGTCGCTTATGACCAGAAAAACCCTGCCTTTATGTTAGCGCTAATGGTAGAAGGTGTAGAAGGTCAGGGAGGAAGTAAATTAGCAATAGAAGCGAGCCGAAATGTCTTTTTACAGGCTGCTCAGTAA
- the bla gene encoding class A beta-lactamase → MNKRGFYQILVPIGLALMVVGCSDEKKQVVQQPETEHTGGTNQTSENIMAKETTMEKFEQLEKEYDARLGVFALDTGTNQTVTYHPDERFAYTSTHKALAVGALLQQKSIEDLNQIITYTSEELVNYSPITEKYVDTGMTLKELCDASLRYSDNTAGNLILEQLGGPNGFKKALEEIGDNITNPERFEPDLNEVNPGETHDTSTPRALATSLQAFTLGDTLPTEKRELLIDWMKGNTTGDALIRAGVPKDWVVADKTGAGSYGTRNDIAIIWPSKGDPIVLAILSSRDKKDADYNDELIAEATEEVIKALKVKNK, encoded by the coding sequence ATGAACAAAAGAGGGTTTTATCAAATATTAGTACCGATAGGCTTGGCGCTTATGGTTGTAGGCTGCTCAGATGAGAAAAAACAGGTTGTACAACAACCAGAAACAGAACATACAGGGGGAACTAACCAAACGTCAGAAAATATAATGGCAAAAGAAACCACAATGGAGAAATTTGAACAACTTGAGAAGGAATATGATGCGAGGCTTGGGGTCTTTGCGTTGGATACCGGTACAAACCAAACAGTAACCTATCATCCAGATGAGCGTTTTGCTTATACATCTACTCATAAGGCTCTAGCTGTAGGAGCACTTTTACAACAGAAATCAATAGAAGACCTTAATCAAATAATTACCTATACAAGTGAGGAGCTTGTTAATTATAGTCCGATTACAGAAAAGTATGTTGATACGGGGATGACTCTTAAGGAGCTTTGTGATGCTTCTCTTCGATACAGTGACAATACTGCTGGAAACCTTATCCTTGAGCAACTGGGGGGACCGAATGGATTTAAAAAAGCACTGGAGGAAATTGGAGATAATATTACCAACCCTGAGCGATTTGAGCCAGATTTAAATGAAGTTAATCCTGGTGAAACTCATGATACGAGTACACCAAGAGCACTTGCTACTAGTCTTCAGGCTTTTACATTGGGAGATACACTTCCAACTGAGAAACGTGAACTTTTAATAGATTGGATGAAGGGAAATACTACTGGAGATGCGTTAATTCGTGCTGGAGTGCCGAAAGATTGGGTAGTGGCTGATAAGACTGGAGCAGGATCATATGGTACACGAAATGACATTGCGATCATTTGGCCATCAAAAGGGGACCCTATTGTTCTTGCTATACTTTCAAGTCGTGATAAAAAAGACGCTGATTATAACGACGAGCTTATTGCTGAGGCAACAGAAGAAGTAATTAAGGCTCTTAAAGTCAAAAATAAATAG
- a CDS encoding hydantoinase B/oxoprolinase family protein translates to MSTVFESKLDPVTFEVLKNGFVNLVDQMSEQVLRTCYSFVIYNRDFSAALCDAEGNTVMQGTQDISVHVGTLHLTAKAVIEDFGDDIHPGDVFIVNDPYRGGTHFSDTRVIRPVFCEDKLIAFMQLNGHWADMGGSVPGSFDVNSKDHYGEGIRIPPLRIWSKGEYLHDVANVLVSNMRVPEERLGDLRSQAEATKTGERQLIALVEKYGLDTILTAFREVQDYVERLTRVKVAELPDGEWETTDYIDMDPAVGEGLIPIKVKMTIKGDEIFYDLTGSHSYIGCFLNAGFGASLSAAYAGTKTFFPDVPLNSGFYRAVHVHLPENSVVNAGWPVAVTGFCSGAYEKIMNACFELWSHVMPERALACSFNLEYLLIGGWDQREGYDNYFMWYDWMAGGHGGRSSKDGANALSPVFGVGLSIQPCEGQERLSPVITTKHEIVTDSAGPGKFRGGCGIEKGGILTAANETVMSYCCDRSRSVTWGIFGGLPSTPHGAWLNKDTEEEHFLGAIFSNVKLKQGDQFTRPSAGGGGLGDPLERDPKAVMEDVIDEYVSIERAKKDYGVVIREIDRDIDLFEIDEEATQKERAFIRNARKDWLNEDVDAVVAKFNTGEIDLLDLVRRYGIIIDQETNEVLRKTTEQNREMLKKRSVAYWA, encoded by the coding sequence ATGAGTACTGTATTTGAAAGTAAACTAGATCCGGTAACATTTGAAGTATTGAAAAATGGTTTTGTGAACTTAGTTGACCAAATGTCTGAGCAAGTATTAAGAACATGTTATTCGTTTGTTATCTATAACCGTGACTTCAGCGCCGCATTATGTGACGCTGAAGGAAATACAGTTATGCAAGGAACACAAGATATTTCTGTACACGTTGGAACACTCCATTTAACGGCAAAAGCGGTCATTGAAGATTTCGGAGATGACATTCATCCTGGCGATGTTTTTATCGTCAATGACCCATATCGTGGAGGCACGCACTTCAGTGATACACGCGTCATTCGCCCTGTTTTTTGTGAAGATAAGCTGATTGCCTTTATGCAATTGAATGGTCACTGGGCGGATATGGGAGGATCAGTTCCTGGTTCATTTGATGTGAACTCGAAAGACCATTATGGTGAAGGAATACGCATTCCACCGCTCCGCATTTGGAGTAAAGGCGAGTATCTTCATGATGTAGCCAATGTGCTCGTATCAAATATGCGTGTACCAGAAGAACGTCTTGGAGATTTGCGTTCACAAGCAGAAGCGACAAAAACAGGTGAAAGACAATTAATTGCTCTTGTTGAAAAATACGGGCTCGATACGATTTTAACGGCATTTAGAGAGGTGCAAGATTACGTCGAGCGGTTAACTCGTGTCAAAGTAGCCGAACTGCCTGATGGCGAATGGGAAACAACGGATTACATCGATATGGACCCAGCTGTCGGTGAAGGGTTAATTCCTATTAAAGTAAAAATGACGATTAAAGGCGATGAGATTTTCTATGATTTAACGGGATCGCATAGCTACATCGGTTGCTTCTTGAACGCTGGCTTTGGTGCTTCTTTATCGGCGGCTTATGCAGGGACGAAGACATTTTTCCCAGACGTTCCGTTAAACTCGGGCTTCTATCGAGCGGTTCACGTTCATTTACCTGAAAATTCAGTTGTTAATGCCGGCTGGCCAGTGGCGGTGACGGGTTTCTGTTCTGGAGCTTACGAGAAAATCATGAACGCCTGCTTTGAACTTTGGTCTCACGTCATGCCGGAACGCGCGCTTGCTTGCTCTTTCAATCTAGAATATTTACTTATCGGTGGATGGGACCAACGGGAAGGCTATGATAACTATTTCATGTGGTACGACTGGATGGCTGGTGGACATGGAGGCCGTAGCTCAAAGGATGGAGCGAATGCTTTATCTCCTGTATTCGGTGTCGGACTAAGCATTCAGCCTTGTGAAGGGCAAGAACGCTTATCTCCAGTGATCACGACAAAACATGAAATCGTTACAGACTCAGCAGGGCCAGGTAAATTCCGCGGCGGCTGTGGAATTGAAAAAGGTGGTATTTTAACAGCTGCAAATGAAACGGTCATGTCATATTGTTGTGATCGCTCTCGTTCTGTTACATGGGGCATCTTCGGTGGACTTCCTTCCACTCCTCATGGCGCGTGGTTAAATAAAGACACAGAAGAGGAGCATTTCTTAGGGGCGATTTTCTCGAATGTGAAATTGAAACAAGGGGATCAATTTACAAGACCATCGGCTGGTGGCGGCGGACTAGGTGACCCACTAGAACGCGATCCGAAAGCGGTTATGGAAGATGTCATTGACGAGTATGTGTCGATCGAGCGTGCGAAGAAGGATTATGGTGTTGTGATCCGTGAAATCGATCGTGACATCGACCTGTTTGAAATCGATGAAGAAGCGACACAAAAAGAAAGAGCGTTCATTCGCAACGCACGTAAAGACTGGTTGAATGAAGATGTCGATGCCGTTGTAGCTAAATTTAACACAGGCGAGATAGATCTCCTTGACCTTGTTCGTCGTTACGGTATCATCATCGACCAAGAAACAAATGAAGTGTTAAGAAAAACGACAGAACAAAATCGTGAAATGCTGAAAAAACGTTCGGTTGCTTATTGGGCGTGA